In one Lolium rigidum isolate FL_2022 chromosome 3, APGP_CSIRO_Lrig_0.1, whole genome shotgun sequence genomic region, the following are encoded:
- the LOC124697840 gene encoding uncharacterized protein LOC124697840 encodes MAAPPRRRASPPALPEELVEEILLRFPPDDPGCLLRASLVCKTWGLAISHPGFRRRFHDHHRSPPVLGFLHGWDNERIPHFIPTTASSFSLAAPDWRSWRAIDCRHGRALFLSNDPGGAWELLLWEPTTGAQWRIPVPTAFESEYPTAAVFCAADGCDHRDCLGGPFRLVFLFTAIFDNFTPSEDCVTSACVYSSETGTWGEPTSLHGEIGNFTLYASVLVRNSMLYFLSDGEAIQEYDLARHSLTVFDAPDNSFEEKFNLMLAENGELGVSESLDGRLNLWSRELSGGTGARWVVTRVICFEISLPNGALVNSVDVLGFAEGANAIFVSTFAGLFMIDLQSDWFRKVCDFHGYYNLIPVIGFYTPRSRLRALRGKHHDPPPPRNPIKEETLKFAHKLFDKGCKATQERNFANESDCFSRALNIRVLHYGELAPQCASTFYRYGHALLHKALAATNSLGRVSKSALNEESVKITSITSKDDAGSSSASGSNVEHVLPSKGDDSEKARGRPKILRGRSARKTKKRKKSQYRNKDINMTENEVVSDLHLAWKMLDIAREIVVKSPEKRMEKANTPSETENRSQKDMTRPVSRYSGLDLIGSIFYALAEVSMKRGDRDSAIGYYLEALDMLEHLCRPDDLRVVQLYPLCGDSSGVVSITPPHSSICGCNSGVSGIHLLTVAGS; translated from the exons ATGGCagcgccacctcgccgccgcgcctcgccgccggcgctCCCCGAGGAGCTCGTCGAGgagatcctcctccgcttccCGCCCGACGACCCAGGGTGCCTCCTCCGCGCCTCCCTCGTCTGCAAGACCTGGGGCCTCGCCATctcgcaccccggattccggcgccgcTTCCACGACCACCACCGGTCGCCACCCGTGCTCGGCTTCCTCCACGGCTGGGATAACGAGCGCATCCCGCACTTCATCCCCACCACCGCCTCGTCCTTCTCCCTCGCGGCCCCGGACTGGCGCTCATGGCGGGCTATCGACTGTCGCCACGGCCGCGCCCTCTTCCTCTCCAACGACCCGGGCGGTGCTTGGGAACTTCTCCTGTGGGAGCCAACCACAGGCGCCCAGTGGCGCATACCGGtgcccacggcgttcgagagcgaGTACCCGACGGCGGCCGTATTCTGCGCAGCGGACGGATGCGACCACCGCGACTGCCTTGGGGGTCCTTTCCGCCTGGTTTtcctcttcaccgccatcttcgatAACTTCACTCCAAGCGAGGACTGCGTCACGTCTGCGTGCGTGTACTCGTCGGAGACCGGCACGTGGGGCGAGCCGACCTCGCTGCACGGCGAGATCGGCAACTTCACACTATATGCCAGCGTGCTCGTCAGAAATTCGATGCTCTACTTCCTGTCCGACGGTGAGGCGATTCAGGAGTATGACTTGGCCAGGCACAGCCTTACCGTGTTCGACGCACCTGACAACAGCTTCGAAGAGAAATTCAATCTCATGCTGGCGGAGAACGGTGAACTGGGAGTTAGCGAATCCCTGGATGGGCGTCTCAATCTGTGGTCAAGGGAGCTGAGTGGCGGCACTGGTGCACGATGGGTAGTGACACGGGTCATCTGCTTTGAAATTTCGCTCCCGAATGGTGCTCTTGTGAATTCAGTGGATGTGTTGGGCTTTGCTGAGGGCGCCAATGCCATTTTTGTGAGCACCTTTGCTGGCCTCTTTATGATCGACCTACAATCGGACTGGTTCAGGAAG GTGTGCGATTTTCATGGCTACTATAATTTGATTCCAGTTATCGGCTTCTATACTCCACGGTCTAGGCTCAGAGCACTCAGGGGCAAGCACCatgacccgccgccgccgcggaaccCTATTAAGGAGGAAACACTAAAGTTTGCGCATAAGCTGTTTGATAAGGGGTGCAAGGCCACGCAGGAGAGGAACTTTGCCAACGAAAGTGACTGCTTCAGCCGTGCCCTCAATAT TAGGGTTCTTCACTATGGAGAACTTGCTCCGCAGTGCGCAAGCACATTTTATAGATATGGACATGCCTTGCTACACAAAGCTCTGGCTGCGACCAATTCTTTGGGTCGTGTATCCAAGAGTGCACTAAATGAAGAATCAGTCAAAATTACATCTATAACCAGCAAAGATGATGCTGGGAGCTCGTCAGCCTCTGGTAGCAATGTTGAGCATGTTCTGCCATCGAAGGGAGATGATTCTGAGAAG GCCAGGGGAAGACCAAAGATCTTGCGCGGCAGGTCCGCCAGAAAAacgaaaaagagaaagaagtctC AGTACAGAA ATAAGGACATTAACATGACAGAGAATGAGGTTGTTTCTGATTTGCATCTGGCCTGGAAAATGTTGGATATTGCCAGGGAGATAGTTGTGAAGAGCCCAGAAAAAAGAATGGAGAAagctaatactccctct gaaactgaaaacagatctcagAAAGACATGACCAGACCGGTTTCCAGATATTCCGGACTTGATCTGATCG ggagtatattttatGCTCTCGCTGAAGTCTCCATGAAAAGAG GGGACAGAGACAGCGCAATCGGTTACTACTTGGAAGCTCTAGATATGTTGGAACATTTGTGTAGACCTGACGATCTTCGAGTCGTGCAGTTGTATCCTCTTTGTGGTGATAGTAGTGGTGTAGTGTCAATCACTCCGCCTCATAGTAGTATATGTGGGTGCAACTCTGGGGTTTCAGGGATACATTTACTCACCGTAGCTGGAAGTTAA